A stretch of Amycolatopsis balhimycina FH 1894 DNA encodes these proteins:
- a CDS encoding PH domain-containing protein has protein sequence MTPPAEGTQDAPWHHLDRRMLLIRPVLDLVKSLPVLLGALLFGHGEPWQWIGLVFTAVAVFTGVSHVLTSRYRITEAQVEWHTGLLLRKQRAIPRDRIRTVDVTSEPKHRLFSLAAARIGTGRHSHGKGPGKDELVLDAVTTAEAQRLRTLLLHRKAEAVATETAAAPPEQLIAAVDKRWLRYAPFTLSGLAVVGATVGTVYHFAHELHFDPIQFSLVQTVVGHFADTPAWVSLVLAAAGLLVLVSLLSIGGYVLSFWNFRLTREPAGTLHIRRGLITTRSVSIEEDRLRGAEIREPLPLRLAGGARCVAIAGGLREGKGADKGGGLLLPPAPLARAHEVVADVLGEDPVATPLTRHPRRALYRRLSRAVLGVLLLAAALYGLAWLGALPDWPWQAALGLVPFAALVGWDRYRGLGHAFTGRYLVTRSGSLDRGTAAVRCDGLTGVVVERSYFQRRAGLVTVIAPVAAGKGKYLVLDVGESDGLALADRAVPGLLTPFLTGERDRG, from the coding sequence GTGACCCCGCCCGCCGAAGGCACGCAGGACGCGCCGTGGCACCACCTCGACCGGCGCATGCTGCTCATCCGGCCCGTGCTGGACCTGGTGAAGTCGCTGCCGGTGCTGCTGGGCGCGCTGCTGTTCGGCCACGGCGAGCCGTGGCAGTGGATCGGCCTCGTCTTCACCGCGGTCGCCGTGTTCACCGGTGTCTCGCACGTGCTGACCTCGCGCTACCGGATCACCGAGGCCCAGGTCGAGTGGCACACCGGGCTGCTGCTGCGCAAGCAGCGGGCCATCCCGCGCGACCGGATCCGCACGGTCGACGTCACTTCCGAGCCGAAGCACCGGCTGTTCTCCCTCGCCGCCGCGCGGATCGGCACCGGGCGGCACTCGCACGGCAAGGGGCCGGGCAAGGACGAGCTCGTCCTGGACGCCGTCACCACCGCCGAGGCCCAGCGGCTGCGGACACTCCTGCTGCACCGCAAAGCCGAGGCCGTGGCGACGGAGACCGCCGCCGCGCCGCCGGAACAGCTGATCGCCGCGGTCGACAAGCGGTGGCTGCGGTACGCGCCGTTCACGCTGTCCGGGCTGGCCGTGGTCGGCGCCACCGTCGGCACCGTCTACCACTTCGCGCACGAGCTGCACTTCGACCCGATCCAGTTCTCGCTGGTCCAGACGGTCGTCGGGCACTTCGCCGACACGCCGGCCTGGGTGAGCCTGGTGCTGGCCGCCGCCGGGCTGCTGGTGCTCGTCTCGCTGCTGTCGATCGGCGGGTACGTGCTGTCGTTCTGGAACTTCCGGCTCACCCGCGAGCCCGCCGGCACGCTGCACATCCGGCGCGGGCTGATCACCACCCGGTCGGTGTCGATCGAGGAGGACCGCCTGCGCGGCGCCGAAATCCGCGAGCCGCTGCCGCTGCGGCTGGCCGGCGGCGCCCGCTGCGTCGCCATCGCCGGCGGGCTGCGCGAAGGCAAGGGCGCGGACAAGGGCGGCGGCCTGCTGCTGCCGCCCGCCCCGCTCGCGCGGGCGCACGAAGTCGTCGCGGACGTGCTCGGCGAGGACCCGGTCGCGACGCCGCTCACGCGCCACCCGCGCCGGGCGCTGTACCGGCGGCTGTCGCGGGCCGTCCTCGGCGTGCTGCTGCTCGCCGCCGCGCTCTACGGGCTGGCGTGGCTCGGCGCGCTCCCCGACTGGCCGTGGCAGGCCGCGCTCGGGCTGGTGCCGTTCGCCGCGCTCGTCGGCTGGGACCGCTACCGCGGCCTCGGGCACGCCTTCACCGGCCGCTACCTGGTGACGCGCTCGGGCTCGCTCGACCGCGGCACGGCGGCGGTGCGCTGCGACGGGCTGACCGGGGTCGTCGTCGAACGCTCGTACTTCCAGCGCCGGGCCGGGCTGGTCACGGTGATCGCGCCGGTGGCCGCGGGCAAGGGCAAGTACCTGGTGCTCGACGTCGGCGAGAGCGACGGGCTGGCCCTCGCCGATCGGGCCGTTCCGGGCCTGCTGACGCCGTTCCTGACCGGTGAGCGGGACCGCGGTTGA
- a CDS encoding YggT family protein: MGALGTLLGFALSLYLLVLIARMVLDWVGMVADTPPWARRARGLAYAATEPVIGPVRRVVRPVRIGGISLDLAFTLVFIGVIVLRGIVYAL, encoded by the coding sequence ATGGGTGCCTTGGGGACACTGCTGGGGTTCGCGCTGAGCCTGTACCTGCTCGTGCTGATCGCGCGGATGGTGCTGGACTGGGTCGGGATGGTGGCCGACACCCCGCCGTGGGCGCGGCGCGCCCGCGGCCTGGCCTACGCCGCCACCGAGCCGGTGATCGGGCCGGTCCGGCGGGTCGTGCGGCCGGTGCGGATCGGCGGGATTTCGCTCGATCTGGCCTTCACGCTGGTCTTCATCGGGGTGATCGTGCTGCGGGGGATCGTCTACGCCCTTTAA
- a CDS encoding GNAT family N-acetyltransferase has protein sequence MRCETAAGARRTARVIRLARPDDLPALIDVEREAGALFRDVGMAAIADDDPGSVAELAGYQSDGRAWVSVDSGDRPVAYLVAEVVDGHAHIEQVSVRPSHARRGLGSALIETLTDWARSRGLPALTLTTFAAVPWNAPYYERLRFRVLPEAELGDGLRAIRRTEAARGLDTWPRVAMIRPL, from the coding sequence ATTCGCTGTGAAACCGCCGCCGGGGCGCGTAGAACTGCCCGGGTGATCCGGCTCGCGCGCCCCGACGACCTGCCCGCGCTGATCGACGTCGAACGCGAGGCGGGCGCGCTCTTCCGCGACGTCGGCATGGCGGCGATCGCCGACGACGACCCCGGCTCGGTGGCCGAACTGGCGGGGTACCAGTCCGACGGGCGCGCGTGGGTGAGCGTCGACTCCGGCGACCGGCCGGTGGCCTACCTGGTCGCGGAGGTCGTCGACGGGCACGCGCACATCGAACAGGTCTCGGTGCGGCCGTCGCACGCACGGCGCGGGCTGGGCAGCGCGCTGATCGAGACGCTCACCGACTGGGCTCGTTCTCGCGGGCTGCCGGCGTTGACGCTGACGACGTTCGCGGCCGTGCCGTGGAACGCGCCGTACTACGAGCGGCTGCGGTTCCGGGTCCTGCCGGAGGCGGAACTCGGCGACGGGCTGCGGGCGATCCGCCGCACCGAAGCCGCCCGCGGCCTGGACACCTGGCCGCGTGTCGCCATGATTCGACCACTCTGA
- a CDS encoding family 16 glycoside hydrolase: protein MFRKLFGVLAAGIVVASALAPTAAAAENPYGDPNLVSMFDGTDLSPWTSSKPGLWSAKNGVIHGNGTARGWLYYNKQQVGTFRWIFNVRQVKGNHKPTVLIWGTTDPIRDALSAIQFQPPNGGHWDYRPGHNDGGGKLFKQLSHTKIDIKKWAQCELIGDMTTGVARMACCPLTGTAATCKGVEVLQFTDKTAGRVGPLALQVHNSGIQDEYRGLYVESPVVTKPGEFLTM from the coding sequence ATGTTCCGGAAGCTCTTCGGTGTGCTGGCCGCGGGAATCGTCGTGGCATCAGCCCTGGCGCCCACCGCGGCAGCCGCGGAAAACCCCTACGGCGACCCCAACCTGGTCTCGATGTTCGACGGAACCGACCTGAGCCCGTGGACGTCGTCGAAACCGGGTTTGTGGTCGGCGAAGAACGGGGTCATCCACGGAAACGGCACCGCCCGCGGCTGGTTGTACTACAACAAACAGCAGGTCGGCACGTTTCGGTGGATATTCAATGTCCGGCAGGTCAAGGGCAACCACAAACCGACCGTGCTGATCTGGGGCACCACCGACCCGATCCGTGACGCGCTGAGCGCCATCCAGTTCCAGCCGCCCAACGGCGGGCACTGGGACTACCGGCCGGGCCACAACGACGGTGGCGGGAAACTGTTCAAGCAACTGTCCCACACCAAGATCGACATCAAGAAGTGGGCGCAGTGCGAGCTGATCGGCGACATGACCACCGGCGTCGCCCGGATGGCGTGCTGCCCGCTCACGGGAACGGCCGCGACGTGCAAGGGCGTCGAAGTGCTGCAGTTCACCGACAAGACCGCCGGACGCGTCGGCCCGCTCGCGCTGCAGGTGCACAACTCGGGGATCCAGGACGAGTACCGCGGGCTCTACGTCGAGTCACCCGTGGTGACGAAACCCGGCGAGTTCCTCACGATGTGA
- a CDS encoding TetR/AcrR family transcriptional regulator has translation MTRVDRSAAGRIQEDGEEIVEARILAAAAHLIADEGFGRLKIGAVCARSGYARSVIFQHFGDKDGLGQRLVEHAVEEFTNAYSEAVAARTGSATATPMDMLRALLDIIFELIRTMPTLNKAFLALWGDAAAGYSALRGALTEADRRFRFAIAQTVASGVADGSITGVHDPDSYASALLAQLRGISMEALIDPDGVDLRGLRAELERSVDRLSAGFRGSL, from the coding sequence ATGACCCGCGTGGACCGTTCCGCCGCAGGCCGGATCCAGGAAGACGGCGAGGAGATCGTCGAGGCGCGCATCTTGGCTGCCGCCGCGCACCTCATCGCCGACGAAGGGTTCGGCAGGCTGAAGATCGGGGCCGTCTGCGCCCGGTCCGGCTACGCGCGGTCCGTGATCTTCCAGCACTTCGGTGACAAGGACGGGCTCGGGCAGCGGCTGGTCGAGCACGCCGTCGAAGAGTTCACCAACGCCTACAGCGAAGCGGTGGCGGCCCGGACGGGGTCGGCCACCGCGACGCCGATGGACATGCTGCGCGCGCTCCTGGACATCATCTTCGAGCTGATCCGCACGATGCCGACGCTCAACAAGGCGTTCCTCGCCCTCTGGGGCGACGCGGCGGCGGGGTACTCGGCCCTGCGCGGCGCGCTGACGGAGGCCGACCGCCGGTTCCGGTTCGCCATCGCCCAGACCGTGGCCAGCGGCGTCGCGGACGGGTCGATCACCGGTGTCCACGACCCCGATTCCTACGCCTCGGCACTGCTCGCGCAGCTGCGCGGGATCTCGATGGAGGCGCTGATCGACCCCGACGGCGTCGACCTGCGCGGGCTCCGCGCCGAACTGGAGCGCAGCGTCGACCGGCTGTCCGCGGGCTTCCGCGGCTCGCTTTAA
- a CDS encoding IclR family transcriptional regulator, with amino-acid sequence MTPAVSAVDGSATTSPRRTPGASSSRKVLQLLLAFSERRWEASVAELAATIGSPVATTYRYVALLKELQLLEEGRAGHYHLTSQVMPLARAAQLANDLVRLARPSMEEAARELGETVMLFQQFGDTAVCADRVECDRAMRFTFEPGHSIPLGLGASGKMLLALLPELERERRLTSIVDRYGTAVRDELKHALENRFAVSSGEIDEGVWACSVPVPTIGRRPTVLSMAGPAARITEEARQIAITALQEYAIRIQRTISSYSL; translated from the coding sequence ATGACGCCTGCCGTCAGTGCCGTCGACGGTTCCGCCACCACTTCCCCGCGCCGTACCCCGGGTGCCAGCAGTTCCCGCAAGGTCCTCCAGCTGCTGCTGGCCTTTTCGGAGCGCCGGTGGGAGGCCAGCGTCGCCGAGCTCGCCGCGACGATCGGCAGCCCGGTCGCGACGACCTACCGCTACGTGGCCCTGCTCAAGGAGCTGCAGCTGCTCGAGGAGGGCCGGGCGGGGCACTACCACCTGACCAGCCAGGTGATGCCGCTGGCGCGGGCCGCGCAGCTGGCCAACGACCTGGTGCGGCTGGCGAGGCCGTCGATGGAGGAAGCCGCACGGGAGCTCGGCGAGACGGTGATGCTGTTCCAGCAGTTCGGCGACACCGCCGTGTGCGCGGACCGCGTCGAGTGCGACCGCGCCATGCGGTTCACGTTCGAGCCCGGCCATTCGATCCCGCTCGGCCTCGGCGCGTCCGGCAAGATGCTGCTCGCGCTGCTGCCCGAGCTGGAACGCGAACGGCGGCTGACGTCGATCGTGGACCGGTACGGCACCGCCGTGCGCGACGAGCTGAAGCACGCGCTCGAGAACCGGTTCGCGGTCAGTTCCGGGGAGATCGACGAAGGCGTCTGGGCCTGTTCGGTGCCGGTGCCGACGATCGGCAGGCGGCCGACCGTGCTGAGCATGGCGGGCCCGGCCGCCCGGATCACCGAAGAGGCCCGGCAGATCGCGATCACCGCCCTGCAGGAGTACGCGATCCGCATCCAGCGGACGATTTCCTCTTATTCGCTGTGA
- a CDS encoding class I SAM-dependent methyltransferase, which produces MTARYDEIGVGYTLGRRTDPRWLAPVLEALGDAGTVVDVGSGTGSYEPHGRRVAAVEPSMEMIRQRRPGAAPVVRAVAEALPFAAATFDAALAVLTVHHWPDWRRGLAELRRVARRQVVLAYDTRLHNDFWLVREYVPEVASLEQSRPSAPEIAEALGASSMIELPVPWDFTDGVFPAYWRRPEAYLDPAVRRSCSALAQTAPAAVDRGMARLRADLESGRWHAEHADLLDRPEWDAGFRLIVA; this is translated from the coding sequence CTGACGGCACGCTACGACGAGATCGGCGTCGGCTACACGCTGGGGAGGCGTACGGACCCGCGATGGCTCGCGCCGGTGCTCGAGGCGCTGGGTGACGCGGGCACGGTGGTCGACGTCGGGTCCGGGACCGGGTCGTACGAGCCGCACGGGCGGCGGGTCGCCGCCGTCGAGCCGTCGATGGAGATGATCCGGCAACGCCGTCCCGGCGCCGCGCCGGTGGTGCGCGCGGTCGCGGAGGCGTTGCCGTTCGCTGCCGCGACGTTCGACGCCGCGCTGGCGGTGCTGACCGTGCACCACTGGCCGGACTGGCGCCGCGGCCTCGCCGAGCTGCGCCGGGTCGCGCGCCGTCAGGTCGTCCTGGCCTACGACACCCGGCTGCACAACGACTTCTGGCTGGTGCGTGAGTACGTTCCGGAGGTGGCTTCGCTGGAACAGTCGCGTCCTTCGGCCCCGGAGATCGCGGAGGCGCTCGGGGCGTCGTCGATGATCGAGCTGCCGGTGCCGTGGGACTTCACCGACGGCGTCTTCCCCGCGTACTGGCGGCGTCCCGAGGCCTACCTCGACCCGGCCGTGCGCCGGTCGTGCTCGGCGCTCGCGCAGACGGCGCCGGCCGCGGTGGACCGCGGGATGGCCCGGCTGCGAGCCGACCTGGAGTCGGGGCGCTGGCACGCCGAGCACGCGGACCTGCTGGACCGCCCGGAGTGGGACGCGGGCTTCCGGCTCATCGTGGCCTAA
- a CDS encoding MCE family protein: MSIRRAADAPVRTALVGLAVLALGVLTALNARSLPVIGDGTTYSAEFGETAGLIEGNDVRVAGVEVGRVSDIRLSGDHVLVSFKVKGAWLGDATGAAIRLKTVLGQKYLTLDPRGDGTLDPAKPIPRVRTSVPYDVLAAFGELSSTVDRIDTAQLAKSFDTLSATLANTPRSVRAALTGLSRLSDTLATRDHQLATLLGNTRVVSQTLVDRDAAVRQLLADGNQLLAEVSNRETAISALLDGSRQLATELSGLISDNDTRIGPLLTQLDQLTSMLQRNQDAMAAGIRAFAPLVRLGTNIAGSGRWIDGYLCGLLLPSFGPLNEEGCHG; this comes from the coding sequence ATGTCAATACGTCGGGCCGCCGATGCCCCGGTCAGGACGGCGCTCGTCGGCCTGGCCGTGCTGGCCCTCGGCGTGCTCACCGCGCTCAACGCGCGGTCCCTTCCGGTGATCGGCGACGGGACGACCTATTCCGCCGAGTTCGGCGAGACGGCCGGGCTGATCGAGGGCAACGACGTCCGGGTCGCCGGCGTCGAGGTCGGCCGCGTCTCGGACATCCGGCTGAGCGGGGACCACGTGCTGGTTTCGTTCAAGGTCAAGGGTGCGTGGCTGGGCGACGCGACGGGCGCGGCGATCCGGCTGAAGACCGTGCTGGGCCAGAAGTACCTCACCCTGGACCCGCGGGGCGACGGGACGCTCGACCCGGCGAAGCCGATCCCGCGGGTACGCACCAGCGTCCCCTACGACGTCCTCGCGGCGTTCGGCGAGCTGTCGTCCACTGTGGACCGGATCGACACCGCCCAGCTGGCGAAGAGCTTCGACACGCTGTCCGCGACGCTGGCGAACACACCGAGGAGCGTCCGCGCCGCGCTCACGGGGCTGTCCCGGCTGTCGGACACGCTCGCCACCCGTGACCACCAGCTCGCCACGCTGCTGGGCAACACGCGGGTTGTCTCCCAGACGCTTGTCGACCGTGACGCGGCCGTCCGGCAGCTCTTGGCCGACGGCAACCAGCTGCTCGCCGAAGTGAGCAACCGCGAAACGGCGATCAGCGCGCTGCTCGACGGCTCACGACAGCTCGCGACCGAGCTGTCCGGGCTGATCAGCGACAACGACACGCGGATCGGCCCGCTGCTCACCCAGCTCGACCAGCTGACGTCGATGCTGCAGCGCAACCAGGACGCCATGGCCGCCGGCATCAGGGCGTTCGCGCCGCTGGTCCGGCTCGGCACGAACATCGCCGGCAGCGGCCGGTGGATCGACGGCTACCTGTGCGGGCTCCTCCTGCCGTCGTTCGGGCCGCTCAACGAGGAGGGCTGCCACGGCTGA
- a CDS encoding right-handed parallel beta-helix repeat-containing protein, whose amino-acid sequence MSSYGSIKKALTAAAALVTVAALAPPSAAAATTLYVAPNGKDSAAGTQADPTTLPSALTRVGSGGTISLRGGTYSYAQTVTIAPTNSGTSSARKTLSAYPGETPVLNFSAMKEDPANRGLALNGSYWRVAGIVVERAGDNGIFVGGSNNVVERVVTRFNRDSGLQISRIASSTPKDQWPSNNLVVSSESHDNADSDGEDADGFAAKLTAGPGNVFRYDVSHNNIDDGWDLFTKTDTGPIGPVTIEDSLSYANGTLSNGTVNKNGDRNGYKLGGDKIAVNHIVRRDIAYRNGHHGFTYNSNPGTMSVSDNVAVDNAERNFSFDTGTSVFRNDTSCRFASGGSNDKTTGSVDSSDQFWTGKNGSRCSSYAGTMKWSFASDGRLVVTFG is encoded by the coding sequence ATGAGTTCGTACGGAAGCATCAAGAAAGCGCTTACAGCAGCTGCCGCGCTGGTGACGGTGGCTGCGCTGGCACCGCCGTCGGCCGCCGCGGCCACCACTCTCTACGTGGCCCCCAACGGCAAGGACTCCGCCGCCGGCACGCAGGCGGATCCCACCACCCTGCCCTCGGCCCTCACCCGCGTCGGCTCCGGCGGCACCATCTCGCTGCGGGGCGGTACCTATTCCTACGCCCAGACAGTCACCATTGCGCCGACCAACAGCGGCACGTCCAGTGCGCGCAAGACGCTGTCCGCCTATCCGGGCGAGACGCCCGTGCTGAACTTCTCGGCCATGAAGGAAGATCCGGCCAACCGCGGTCTCGCCCTCAACGGGTCGTACTGGCGCGTCGCCGGCATCGTCGTCGAACGCGCCGGGGACAACGGGATCTTCGTCGGCGGGAGCAACAACGTCGTCGAACGCGTGGTGACCCGCTTCAACCGCGATTCCGGGCTGCAGATTTCGCGCATCGCGTCGAGCACGCCGAAGGACCAGTGGCCGTCGAACAACCTCGTCGTGAGCTCCGAATCCCACGACAACGCCGACTCCGACGGCGAGGACGCCGACGGATTCGCCGCGAAACTCACCGCCGGCCCCGGGAACGTCTTCCGCTACGACGTCTCCCACAACAACATCGACGACGGCTGGGACCTGTTCACCAAAACGGACACCGGCCCCATCGGCCCGGTGACCATCGAGGACTCCCTTTCCTACGCCAACGGCACCCTCAGCAACGGCACCGTCAACAAGAACGGCGACCGCAACGGCTACAAGCTCGGCGGCGACAAGATCGCGGTCAACCACATCGTCCGGCGCGACATCGCCTACCGCAACGGCCACCACGGGTTCACCTACAACAGCAATCCCGGGACGATGTCCGTTTCGGACAACGTCGCCGTCGACAACGCCGAACGCAACTTCTCCTTCGACACCGGCACCTCGGTGTTCCGCAACGACACGTCGTGCCGCTTCGCCAGTGGCGGCTCGAACGACAAGACCACCGGCAGCGTCGACAGCTCGGACCAGTTCTGGACCGGCAAGAACGGGTCCCGGTGCTCGTCGTACGCCGGGACGATGAAGTGGTCCTTCGCCTCGGACGGCCGGCTCGTGGTGACCTTCGGCTGA
- a CDS encoding PH domain-containing protein, which produces MSWARKPPIGQACAVSEHTTNTALRLRPPAHRVSRRAIGYWTVTAAIFWVLLIGVQTVIVVTSDEPPSFFAVTLVISCVLGPLHLIVMPQWRYRVHRWEVTGEAVYTQAGWLKQQWRIAPVSRIQTVDIERDPFEQLFGLAKITVTTASAAGPLRISGLTHDRALELADELTKTTQAVRGDAT; this is translated from the coding sequence ATGTCGTGGGCACGCAAGCCGCCGATCGGGCAGGCTTGTGCCGTGAGCGAACACACCACGAACACGGCGCTGCGGCTGCGGCCGCCGGCGCACCGGGTCAGCCGCCGGGCCATCGGCTACTGGACGGTGACCGCCGCGATCTTCTGGGTCCTGCTGATCGGCGTGCAGACGGTCATCGTGGTGACCAGCGACGAACCACCGTCCTTCTTCGCCGTCACGCTGGTGATCTCCTGCGTGCTCGGCCCGCTGCACCTGATCGTCATGCCCCAGTGGCGCTACCGCGTGCACCGCTGGGAAGTCACCGGCGAGGCCGTCTACACGCAGGCGGGCTGGCTGAAGCAGCAGTGGCGGATCGCGCCGGTCTCGCGGATCCAGACCGTCGACATCGAGCGCGACCCGTTCGAGCAGCTGTTCGGGCTGGCGAAGATCACCGTCACGACGGCGTCCGCGGCGGGCCCGCTGCGCATCTCGGGCTTGACGCACGACCGGGCGCTGGAGCTGGCCGACGAGCTGACGAAGACGACCCAGGCCGTGCGCGGAGACGCGACGTGA
- a CDS encoding FAD-dependent monooxygenase: protein MTTKTVLVSGAGIAGPSAAHWLHRVGYRVTVVETAPGLRPGGQAVDFRGEQVKLLAAMGILDEVRRYETAMGDQTVLGLDARPALTVPGAAWSGEVEILRGDLARILYEHTAGHTEYVFGDRVTGLTETADGVEVTFRHGAPRKFDLVVGADGVHSGVRAAAFGPERDFRRDLGFGIAGFTAPNHLGLDHTSVMYNEPGRGLSVGSHRLPDRLHVGLVFAADGVEFPRKPAEQRALLAGLFADTGWETPKFLEALPTADDLYVDSISQIHLDRWAKGRVVLLGDAAWCAGPGGSGTGLAMMGAQVLAGELAAVGGDHVTAFAKYEARLRKPATVGQKNGKGAGNFLAPRTAAKIRNRNRAYRMLNTRLFGSIFLKMTDRAANALEYREYPALTAA, encoded by the coding sequence ATGACCACCAAGACCGTGCTCGTGTCCGGGGCCGGCATCGCCGGCCCGTCCGCGGCCCACTGGCTGCACCGCGTCGGCTACCGCGTGACCGTCGTCGAGACCGCGCCGGGCCTGCGGCCCGGCGGCCAGGCCGTCGACTTCCGCGGCGAACAGGTGAAGCTGCTGGCCGCCATGGGCATCCTCGACGAGGTCCGCCGGTACGAGACGGCGATGGGTGACCAGACCGTCCTCGGCCTCGACGCGCGGCCCGCGCTGACCGTGCCCGGCGCCGCCTGGAGCGGGGAGGTCGAGATCCTGCGCGGCGACCTCGCGCGGATCCTGTACGAGCACACCGCCGGTCACACCGAATACGTCTTCGGCGACCGCGTCACGGGCCTCACCGAGACGGCGGACGGCGTCGAAGTCACCTTCCGCCACGGCGCGCCGCGGAAGTTCGACCTGGTCGTCGGGGCCGACGGCGTGCACTCCGGTGTGCGGGCCGCCGCCTTCGGGCCGGAACGGGACTTCCGGCGCGACCTGGGCTTCGGCATCGCCGGGTTCACCGCGCCCAACCACCTGGGCCTGGACCACACGAGCGTGATGTACAACGAGCCCGGCCGGGGCCTGAGCGTGGGCAGCCACCGGCTGCCGGACCGCCTGCACGTCGGCTTGGTCTTCGCCGCGGACGGCGTGGAGTTCCCCCGCAAGCCGGCCGAACAGCGCGCGCTCCTCGCGGGGTTGTTCGCGGACACCGGCTGGGAGACGCCGAAATTCCTCGAGGCGCTGCCCACGGCCGACGACCTCTACGTCGACTCGATCAGCCAGATCCACCTCGACCGCTGGGCGAAGGGCCGGGTCGTGCTGCTCGGCGACGCCGCCTGGTGCGCCGGGCCCGGCGGCTCCGGCACCGGGCTCGCGATGATGGGTGCCCAGGTGCTGGCCGGCGAGCTCGCGGCGGTCGGCGGCGACCACGTGACAGCGTTCGCGAAGTACGAGGCGCGGCTGCGCAAGCCGGCCACGGTCGGGCAGAAGAACGGCAAGGGCGCCGGCAACTTCCTCGCGCCGCGCACGGCCGCGAAGATCCGCAATCGCAACCGCGCCTACCGGATGCTGAACACGCGGCTGTTCGGCAGCATCTTCCTCAAGATGACCGACCGGGCGGCCAACGCGCTCGAGTACCGCGAGTACCCCGCGCTCACCGCCGCGTGA
- a CDS encoding proteasome assembly chaperone family protein, translating into MGLDPDDLYEVDSDVPDLTGAVLMHHFDGFMDAGSAGRLLAEHLLGGEHRVIARFDVDRLIDYRSRRPTMTYAVDHWEDYDAPELVVHLLHDGDGTPFLLLSGPEPDHDWERFCRAVRNLVERWGVRLTAGFHGIPMGAPHTRPLGVTAHATRKDLVGDHQPLPNRLQVPGSLAALLEYRLGEWGHDAAGFAAHVPHYLAQSTYPAASLIVLDALSRATGLSLAEGELRAAAELADAEINRQVAESDEIADVVRALERQYDTFIEASERGSLLAESVEHMPTAEELGSQFERFLAEQNGDER; encoded by the coding sequence GTGGGACTCGATCCCGACGACCTGTACGAGGTGGATTCGGACGTCCCGGACCTCACCGGGGCGGTGCTGATGCACCACTTCGACGGGTTCATGGACGCCGGCTCGGCGGGCCGTCTGCTGGCCGAGCACCTGCTGGGCGGCGAGCACCGGGTGATCGCCCGGTTCGACGTCGACCGGCTCATCGACTACCGCTCGCGCCGGCCGACGATGACCTACGCGGTCGACCACTGGGAAGACTACGACGCGCCGGAACTCGTCGTGCACCTGCTGCACGACGGTGACGGGACGCCGTTCCTGCTGCTGTCCGGCCCGGAGCCGGACCACGACTGGGAGCGGTTCTGCCGCGCGGTCCGCAACCTCGTCGAGCGCTGGGGCGTCCGGCTGACCGCCGGGTTCCACGGCATCCCGATGGGGGCACCGCACACACGCCCGCTCGGCGTCACCGCGCACGCCACGCGCAAGGACCTGGTCGGCGACCACCAGCCGCTGCCGAACCGGCTGCAGGTGCCGGGCAGCCTGGCCGCGCTGCTGGAGTACCGGCTCGGCGAGTGGGGCCACGACGCCGCCGGCTTCGCCGCGCACGTGCCGCACTACCTCGCGCAGTCCACGTACCCGGCCGCGTCGCTGATCGTGCTGGACGCGCTGAGCCGCGCGACCGGGCTGAGCCTGGCCGAGGGCGAGCTGCGCGCGGCCGCGGAGCTGGCCGACGCCGAAATCAACCGCCAGGTCGCGGAGTCCGACGAGATCGCCGACGTCGTCCGCGCGCTGGAACGGCAGTACGACACGTTCATCGAAGCCTCCGAGCGGGGCAGCCTCCTGGCGGAGTCGGTCGAGCACATGCCGACCGCGGAGGAGCTCGGCTCGCAGTTCGAGCGATTCCTCGCGGAGCAGAACGGGGATGAGCGCTGA